TATCACACATTGTTACAATCTGGGCATTCTGTCTTACTAAGTAAGAGTGTATTTCTTTCTCAGGTGATCATGCTGAGCTCTATAACGGAGCTGCACTCCTACATCGACCGCACACAGCTGACCCAGGAACTCGGGGGGACACAGGAGTACTGCCATGAAAAGTGGATCTCTCACCGCACTGTATGTTCACTGCACAGCACATGCCAATTCAATTATTTGATTATGAGACAGACAGAATAGAAGCTCGCGCTGAGCACATGTGAAGGAAGTTGTTTTTTGCACATCAGGCTATTGAAGGCTTTGCATTGATGGtaaagaaaacagcacagaCCCTGCAGTCATTTGGGACTGAACTGGCTGAAACTGAACTCCCAAATGAAATCCAGGCCACAACCTTTCTGCTCAGCACACACAGCaccaagaaaagcaaaatgaaggTAATGCCAtctatataaacacacacacacacgctttctCCTCTATGTATCTGTATATACAATATATTGgtcatttgtttttgcatgtgGTTCCATCTGTCTCCGTGTTTCTGTAGGAGGATCTGCTGGTTGCTCTGGGTCAGGGCAGCAGGCTGTTGGAGAGCATCAATGAGCCTGTGGTGCAAGACCCTGACTACACCATGAACCAGGATGAACTGGAAAACCTAGCTACAGTGCAAAGGTTAGAGCTATAAGAGCTGATAGAGCTGCTGGGAACCAGACGGAGCAGTCTGATTCTGTACAAGTAGAAATAAATCAAGATGATCATTATTGAAACAGGAACCAGGAAGTCAATTGTTCCaaagtttcatatttaattgcatcattaaaaacaaaaaactcggGCTTCAACCATCAAACATGAACCtaattgaaaatgcatttaaaatatatttgttttactgtttatgtAAGCAATGTACTGACACTGTCACTCATTATACAGCATAAAGTATGTTTTTACCATCATTACCGCAGAATAGTGATGTATTTTGTCAATAACTCAAGTAGAAATgtggagatttttcttttttgttctgtaaCTAAGCAttgtaattaataattataGTGGCAGCTTCTTTGTGTGACTTTATTTTACATAGaacagctttaaaatgtgttaagATGAAGACAAACTGATTAAGATAAATTAGAAACACACTGCAGTCAGTTGAAAAGACTTAAAGTGACTTAGATGCTTTGGTCTacaaagcatgcacacacagaaacacagaagaaatatCCAAATGCCTCAGTCAGCATCTGCACTGCATTTTCAGCTCTATTCATTCCttagcaggggaaaaaaaacaaacaaaacaactaactCCCCTTTTTTATAGTCAgtctccatctctgtttcttACTGTCCccattgctctctctctgctcctctgtcagACTGCTGTCTCAGCTGGATGAGACCGAAAGAGCTTTTGATGAGTTTTGGGTGAGGCATCACACCAAACTGGAGCAGTGTCTCCAACTGCGTCACTTTGAGCACAATTACCGAGAGGTGAGCTAAAGCCCGTTAGCTCAGGTGAAATCCTCCGTACCAGACCTCAGACAGCACAATCCCCGTTTTAACCCTGAAAACTGTGGTGCTTTCTGCCACAGGTGAGGGCTCTGCTGGATCAGGTGTCTGAGAAACTTGCAACCTTCTCTGAGGTTGGGATCAGCCCAGCCCACGTTGAACATATCGTCAGTGAGCTCGATACCTATGAGGAGAGAGTCTGTGTAAGTAATACCTGACACCTCACAATCAAAGCTTTGTCTAACCAAGGCATGGATTCATGAAGTCCGGTATCTTGGAATATTATTACAAATTTAGCTTGTGATACAACAGTTCTACATGATTCACCCGCTGCGTCCAAAGCATTGCTGATTTATTGAGATTCATTTTGTGAGAACTGCAGAGGCAGCCCTCCAAACAGAAGTAGTTAGGCTCACTCCCCCCTTCTTCAACAGGAGACACTGGATAGAGCTTTGGCCTTGTCCCGCGACGGTGATGAACTTATCCAGAACTCGCACTATGCTGAAGACTCCATTCAGCCCAAATGCAGCGAGCTCAGAGCAATCAGTGAGAACGTGAGCAGCAGCCTGAGGGCCAAGAAGGACCATCTCCTCAAAGCCATGGAGCTGCATCAATGTTTGGAAAAGGTGAGGTGACGGCACAGTCAgacacttgtttgtttgtttgtttgtttgttttatgtcttGTATCTGACCCCCTCTTCTGTCCTATTCAGGCTTCCAAATGGGTCGATGATGGCATATATCTGTTGGCATCTCAGCCAGTAGACAAGTGTCAGTCACATGAGGGGGCTGAGTTGGCCCTGCAGGAGCTGGAGCGTTATCTGGACAACGCAGGGCAGAACCAGCTGACAGACCTCAGCACCATCTGGACAGAATATGAGGCAGTGCTCAACCAGCAGCTGAAGGTGCGAGGTTCAATGCCGTTAGTGCAAATCGATATGACCACTGTAATTGTTTGgatatgaatattaatttaaCTGAGGTGCTGAACAGAGCAGGCATCGAGGTATTGATGCAGAGTGCTGATACTCTTCTGATGGCTTCCTGTGTGTCAGGACCAAATTGAGAAGATCTTCCAGAAGCAGGTTTTAATGCAGGAGATGTTTGACAAGAGGAGGGTCAGCCTGAAGAAGCTAGCTGCTAAACAAACCAGGCCGGTGCAGCCGGTAGCCCCCAGACCCGAGGCCTTCATCAAGTCCCCTCTCAGCTCCCCTGGTCAGTTTCCACACAGACCAACATGCATTCTCCACTGATACACTTATTCTTTGTACTATAATATGTCTATATGTCGATACTTCTTTATTCTCAGCACACAGAGCTCAGCAGGAGAAAAACTGCTCTGAGACGGACACTGGCAGCCCCAATCAGAAAGTGAGTGTCTGCACACTTGTTGTCCTAaatttgtgttgtctgtttctTATCGTGGTGATCCTacgctgttgtgtttttgtttccccgGGGAAATGGCCAACTGCAGAATGGAGACAGTAACGGCAGACATGCCTCacagtcagaggaggaggagaacctGGCAGTCCTCAGGAGGTGAGCGGCTCAGTGTCTTTCATCTGTAATCAAATTACACAGCAGATGGGCTTTGTGAAAAGTTATCTCATGATCTGTCAGCACTGTGCATCTATCTTTTCTGAGTCCACCCAAATCGTTTATTTGAGCCCTCTTTTTCGCCTTTCTGCCCACCTTCTACCTTCAGGCATGTGATGAATGAGCTGCTGGAAACTGAGAGAGCCTATGTAGAGGAGTTGCTCTGTGTGATGCAGGTGAATATTCAGCTCACAGCAGGGTTCATCTACTGTCCTTTGCCTGTCCCTCCAAtttcatggttttttttttatgtgtgtcaCAGGGCTATGCCTCTGAAATGGACAATCCAGCAATGTCTCACCTCATCCCGGCTCCTCTGCAGAACAAAAAAGAGATTCTGTTCGGCAACATGCCTGAAATTTACCACTTCCACAAAAGGTGATTGAGTGCCATCTGCCTGTCAGTGAGGATTCTTGCACTGGGAGTCGACATCGACCAATCTCTGTCTTCATCTTTTGTCTTACTCCGCGTCATTCCTTCTTGTTCACAGGACGTTTctgagagagctggagcagTACACAGACTGCCCACAGTTAGTCGGAAGATGTTTTCTGGAAAGGGTGAGTTTCAGCTCAGAAATGGAAATGTCCGTTCTGGGGAGAAGGTTTCTTACGCACAAACTTCCTTCCTCAGATGACAGACCTGCAGATTTATGAAAAGTACTGTCACAACAAGCCTCGCTCTGAAAGCCTGTGGAGGCAGTGTTCAGACTGCGCCTTCTTTCAGGTGACGACACTGTTAAATGGGATgcttttgggctttttttttttttggctgttattTAACagttccttttctgttttattgccTCAGGAGTGTCAGAAGAAGCTTGAACATAAACTGGGTTTAGATTCCTATCTGTTGAAGCCTGTTCAGAGGATAACCAAATATCAGCTGCTACTGAAGGTGTGATACTGTCTGTTGGCAGCAAATcattatgttttcagtcagaacCGAATTGTTTGTCATTGCTATGCACTTATTGTTAATGATTTCTAACCACAGGAAATGCTGAAGTACAGTAAGGGGTGTGAGGGTGCTGCTGACCTGCAGGAGGCGCTGACATCTATCTTGGGCATCCTCAAGGCCGTCAATGACTCCATGCACCTCATCGCCATTACAGGATATGAGGTTAGATATTAAACAGGGTTCAGCCCCATTAATCatagatcaaactctttatatTAGTtacttgggggaaaaaagtcttCTGATTATTGCTGTGTTGTTATTGTGGCATAtgatacaaaacacaaaatagacATAATACAGATgcattatataataaatattaaaaacaatggCCTACATCAGTTAAATTTAATAGCATCTTCCTCCTTTTCAGGGTAATCTGAGTGAGCTCGGAAAGCTGCTGATGCAAGGGTCATTCAACGTGTGGACGGAGCACAAGAAGGGTCATGCCAAGGTGAAGGACCTTGCCCGTTTCAAGCCCATGCAGAGACACCTCTTCCTCCATGAGAAAGCTCTGCTTTTCTGTAAGCGGCGGGAGGAGAACGGGGAAGGCTACGAGAAAGCTCCCTCCTACAGCTTCAAGCAGTCTCTGAATGTAAGCGCCTCTCCACTTACAATGCAGTGAATGCTGCTGCACTTGTGCCATGtacttttgaaaaatgtgctcatgttgtttttgtttgtttgtttgtttgtttttttttatagatgaGCGCTGTGGGGATTACTGAGAATGCAAAGGGAGACAACAAGAAGTTTGAAATCTGGTGCAACTCGAGAGAAGAGGTTTATATtgttcaggtaaaaaaaacaaaaacaaaatacataataaataatagattATTCTGTTAGTTGTAGAAAAATCCAGTCACTCATCTGTGTCTGGTTCCACGCATTCCccaaaaaattcacaacaacCTTTGTCGAACTACGGTCTGCTAAAAGCCTCACTGTGTAAGAAATCAATGAGGCTTTTAGGGATTtgttaacaataataaaactaCAGAAGGCCTCAGCTTTTCAGTAAAATGTCCTGTATTTGGACATTGGGGCTGTCTGTTTCCAGGTAAGGGTGTAATAATGTCGTGCACTGAGAGTATTGAACTGTCCTATTACAGGCACCAACAACTGAAGTAAAAACCACGTGGGTGAATGAGATCAGGAAGGTTTTGACAACCCAGCTAGAAGCTTGTCGAGGTA
This portion of the Echeneis naucrates chromosome 21, fEcheNa1.1, whole genome shotgun sequence genome encodes:
- the mcf2lb gene encoding guanine nucleotide exchange factor DBS isoform X3, whose protein sequence is MEAESEPSPAGCAIVGPDDCSDTEESDWFVITGHTASLSRTEEQKDTRGDGGSQTQEDGDMKADSREVKNGGTGDETVEATEEESEGAFDVCLWPAEEGGGHVRISLEEVERYYRFSRRCHWLRDEIMQLDSSPLRAADITPDLKKQFAFLSGGRGDNGSPIIVFPEFPTFGDINDREFHNVLAYLTSVPSLSSTGVGFILVIDRRQDKWAAVKGTLLRIAGSFPGNLQLVLVLRPTTFLQRTVSDILFKLNKDEFKMKVPVIMLSSITELHSYIDRTQLTQELGGTQEYCHEKWISHRTAIEGFALMVKKTAQTLQSFGTELAETELPNEIQATTFLLSTHSTKKSKMKEDLLVALGQGSRLLESINEPVVQDPDYTMNQDELENLATVQRLLSQLDETERAFDEFWVRHHTKLEQCLQLRHFEHNYREVRALLDQVSEKLATFSEVGISPAHVEHIVSELDTYEERVCETLDRALALSRDGDELIQNSHYAEDSIQPKCSELRAISENVSSSLRAKKDHLLKAMELHQCLEKASKWVDDGIYLLASQPVDKCQSHEGAELALQELERYLDNAGQNQLTDLSTIWTEYEAVLNQQLKDQIEKIFQKQVLMQEMFDKRRVSLKKLAAKQTRPVQPVAPRPEAFIKSPLSSPAHRAQQEKNCSETDTGSPNQKNGDSNGRHASQSEEEENLAVLRRHVMNELLETERAYVEELLCVMQGYASEMDNPAMSHLIPAPLQNKKEILFGNMPEIYHFHKRTFLRELEQYTDCPQLVGRCFLERMTDLQIYEKYCHNKPRSESLWRQCSDCAFFQECQKKLEHKLGLDSYLLKPVQRITKYQLLLKEMLKYSKGCEGAADLQEALTSILGILKAVNDSMHLIAITGYEGNLSELGKLLMQGSFNVWTEHKKGHAKVKDLARFKPMQRHLFLHEKALLFCKRREENGEGYEKAPSYSFKQSLNMSAVGITENAKGDNKKFEIWCNSREEVYIVQAPTTEVKTTWVNEIRKVLTTQLEACRASQQRASDQIFQYPPTPNAPASLSPFKTGQKSFKKGEEKKAESCSPDVNNASSPKPAGKGSPTSPDHKTKRQSDPTPFGFKDPGPPPLHLSRARWFSTSNLLQTKWRGWNKASLSLDASEEHDGYSSAEDPLNSDPEDDNGKKLCAGKYTVIADYEKGNAKELSVKNGDVVQLVREGDDGQWFVRNLSSSKEGWIAAANLIALIGKSKSCQSLTSSEGSGSGNISTSSSCSETYTSFSDIKS
- the mcf2lb gene encoding guanine nucleotide exchange factor DBS isoform X5; translated protein: MSLHEILREGGEASHRIMNRLSHLIQNLDITGLGTPFPFNPASRKNSWRDWEDEIMQLDSSPLRAADITPDLKKQFAFLSGGRGDNGSPIIVFPEFPTFGDINDREFHNVLAYLTSVPSLSSTGVGFILVIDRRQDKWAAVKGTLLRIAGSFPGNLQLVLVLRPTTFLQRTVSDILFKLNKDEFKMKVPVIMLSSITELHSYIDRTQLTQELGGTQEYCHEKWISHRTAIEGFALMVKKTAQTLQSFGTELAETELPNEIQATTFLLSTHSTKKSKMKEDLLVALGQGSRLLESINEPVVQDPDYTMNQDELENLATVQRLLSQLDETERAFDEFWVRHHTKLEQCLQLRHFEHNYREVRALLDQVSEKLATFSEVGISPAHVEHIVSELDTYEERVCETLDRALALSRDGDELIQNSHYAEDSIQPKCSELRAISENVSSSLRAKKDHLLKAMELHQCLEKASKWVDDGIYLLASQPVDKCQSHEGAELALQELERYLDNAGQNQLTDLSTIWTEYEAVLNQQLKDQIEKIFQKQVLMQEMFDKRRVSLKKLAAKQTRPVQPVAPRPEAFIKSPLSSPAHRAQQEKNCSETDTGSPNQKNGDSNGRHASQSEEEENLAVLRRHVMNELLETERAYVEELLCVMQGYASEMDNPAMSHLIPAPLQNKKEILFGNMPEIYHFHKRTFLRELEQYTDCPQLVGRCFLERMTDLQIYEKYCHNKPRSESLWRQCSDCAFFQECQKKLEHKLGLDSYLLKPVQRITKYQLLLKEMLKYSKGCEGAADLQEALTSILGILKAVNDSMHLIAITGYEGNLSELGKLLMQGSFNVWTEHKKGHAKVKDLARFKPMQRHLFLHEKALLFCKRREENGEGYEKAPSYSFKQSLNMSAVGITENAKGDNKKFEIWCNSREEVYIVQAPTTEVKTTWVNEIRKVLTTQLEACREASQQRASDQIFQYPPTPNAPASLSPFKTGQKSFKKGEEKKAESCSPDVNNASSPKPAGKDEAVTSPTSDRAAVAKKRFTLQGFSNLKAQKGNCRPFPDHKTKRQSDPTPFGFKDPGPPPLHLSRARWFSTSNLLQTKWRGWNKASLSLDASEEHDGYSSAEDPLNSDPEDDNGKKLCAGKYTVIADYEKGNAKELSVKNGDVVQLVREGDDGQWFVRNLSSSKEGWIAAANLIALIGKSKSCQSLTSSEGSGSGNISTSSSCSETYTSFSDIKS
- the mcf2lb gene encoding guanine nucleotide exchange factor DBS isoform X2, translated to MEAESEPSPAGCAIVGPDDCSDTEESDWFVITGHTASLSRTEEQKDTRGDGGSQTQEDGDMKADSREVKNGGTGDETVEATEEESEGAFDVCLWPAEEGGGHVRISLEEVERYYRFSRRCHWLRDEIMQLDSSPLRAADITPDLKKQFAFLSGGRGDNGSPIIVFPEFPTFGDINDREFHNVLAYLTSVPSLSSTGVGFILVIDRRQDKWAAVKGTLLRIAGSFPGNLQLVLVLRPTTFLQRTVSDILFKLNKDEFKMKVPVIMLSSITELHSYIDRTQLTQELGGTQEYCHEKWISHRTAIEGFALMVKKTAQTLQSFGTELAETELPNEIQATTFLLSTHSTKKSKMKEDLLVALGQGSRLLESINEPVVQDPDYTMNQDELENLATVQRLLSQLDETERAFDEFWVRHHTKLEQCLQLRHFEHNYREVRALLDQVSEKLATFSEVGISPAHVEHIVSELDTYEERVCETLDRALALSRDGDELIQNSHYAEDSIQPKCSELRAISENVSSSLRAKKDHLLKAMELHQCLEKASKWVDDGIYLLASQPVDKCQSHEGAELALQELERYLDNAGQNQLTDLSTIWTEYEAVLNQQLKDQIEKIFQKQVLMQEMFDKRRVSLKKLAAKQTRPVQPVAPRPEAFIKSPLSSPAHRAQQEKNCSETDTGSPNQKNGDSNGRHASQSEEEENLAVLRRHVMNELLETERAYVEELLCVMQGYASEMDNPAMSHLIPAPLQNKKEILFGNMPEIYHFHKRTFLRELEQYTDCPQLVGRCFLERMTDLQIYEKYCHNKPRSESLWRQCSDCAFFQECQKKLEHKLGLDSYLLKPVQRITKYQLLLKEMLKYSKGCEGAADLQEALTSILGILKAVNDSMHLIAITGYEGNLSELGKLLMQGSFNVWTEHKKGHAKVKDLARFKPMQRHLFLHEKALLFCKRREENGEGYEKAPSYSFKQSLNMSAVGITENAKGDNKKFEIWCNSREEVYIVQAPTTEVKTTWVNEIRKVLTTQLEACREASQQRASDQIFQYPPTPNAPASLSPFKTGQKSFKKGEEKKAESCSPDVNNASSPKPAGKGSPTSPDHKTKRQSDPTPFGFKDPGPPPLHLSRARWFSTSNLLQTKWRGWNKASLSLDASEEHDGYSSAEDPLNSDPEDDNGKKLCAGKYTVIADYEKGNAKELSVKNGDVVQLVREGDDGQWFVRNLSSSKEGWIAAANLIALIGKSKSCQSLTSSGSGSGNISTSSSCSETYTSFSDIKS
- the mcf2lb gene encoding guanine nucleotide exchange factor DBS isoform X4 — its product is MEAESEPSPAGCAIVGPDDCSDTEESDWFVITGHTASLSRTEEQKDTRGDGGSQTQEDGDMKADSREVKNGGTGDETVEATEEESEGAFDVCLWPAEEGGGHVRISLEEVERYYRFSRRCHWLRDEIMQLDSSPLRAADITPDLKKQFAFLSGGRGDNGSPIIVFPEFPTFGDINDREFHNVLAYLTSVPSLSSTGVGFILVIDRRQDKWAAVKGTLLRIAGSFPGNLQLVLVLRPTTFLQRTVSDILFKLNKDEFKMKVPVIMLSSITELHSYIDRTQLTQELGGTQEYCHEKWISHRTAIEGFALMVKKTAQTLQSFGTELAETELPNEIQATTFLLSTHSTKKSKMKEDLLVALGQGSRLLESINEPVVQDPDYTMNQDELENLATVQRLLSQLDETERAFDEFWVRHHTKLEQCLQLRHFEHNYREVRALLDQVSEKLATFSEVGISPAHVEHIVSELDTYEERVCETLDRALALSRDGDELIQNSHYAEDSIQPKCSELRAISENVSSSLRAKKDHLLKAMELHQCLEKASKWVDDGIYLLASQPVDKCQSHEGAELALQELERYLDNAGQNQLTDLSTIWTEYEAVLNQQLKDQIEKIFQKQVLMQEMFDKRRVSLKKLAAKQTRPVQPVAPRPEAFIKSPLSSPAHRAQQEKNCSETDTGSPNQKNGDSNGRHASQSEEEENLAVLRRHVMNELLETERAYVEELLCVMQGYASEMDNPAMSHLIPAPLQNKKEILFGNMPEIYHFHKRTFLRELEQYTDCPQLVGRCFLERMTDLQIYEKYCHNKPRSESLWRQCSDCAFFQECQKKLEHKLGLDSYLLKPVQRITKYQLLLKEMLKYSKGCEGAADLQEALTSILGILKAVNDSMHLIAITGYEGNLSELGKLLMQGSFNVWTEHKKGHAKVKDLARFKPMQRHLFLHEKALLFCKRREENGEGYEKAPSYSFKQSLNMSAVGITENAKGDNKKFEIWCNSREEVYIVQAPTTEVKTTWVNEIRKVLTTQLEACREASQQRASDQIFQYPPTPNAPASLSPFKTGQKSFKKGEEKKAESCSPDVNNASSPKPAGKGSPTSPDHKTKRQSDPTPFGFKGWNKASLSLDASEEHDGYSSAEDPLNSDPEDDNGKKLCAGKYTVIADYEKGNAKELSVKNGDVVQLVREGDDGQWFVRNLSSSKEGWIAAANLIALIGKSKSCQSLTSSEGSGSGNISTSSSCSETYTSFSDIKS
- the mcf2lb gene encoding guanine nucleotide exchange factor DBS isoform X1 produces the protein MEAESEPSPAGCAIVGPDDCSDTEESDWFVITGHTASLSRTEEQKDTRGDGGSQTQEDGDMKADSREVKNGGTGDETVEATEEESEGAFDVCLWPAEEGGGHVRISLEEVERYYRFSRRCHWLRDEIMQLDSSPLRAADITPDLKKQFAFLSGGRGDNGSPIIVFPEFPTFGDINDREFHNVLAYLTSVPSLSSTGVGFILVIDRRQDKWAAVKGTLLRIAGSFPGNLQLVLVLRPTTFLQRTVSDILFKLNKDEFKMKVPVIMLSSITELHSYIDRTQLTQELGGTQEYCHEKWISHRTAIEGFALMVKKTAQTLQSFGTELAETELPNEIQATTFLLSTHSTKKSKMKEDLLVALGQGSRLLESINEPVVQDPDYTMNQDELENLATVQRLLSQLDETERAFDEFWVRHHTKLEQCLQLRHFEHNYREVRALLDQVSEKLATFSEVGISPAHVEHIVSELDTYEERVCETLDRALALSRDGDELIQNSHYAEDSIQPKCSELRAISENVSSSLRAKKDHLLKAMELHQCLEKASKWVDDGIYLLASQPVDKCQSHEGAELALQELERYLDNAGQNQLTDLSTIWTEYEAVLNQQLKDQIEKIFQKQVLMQEMFDKRRVSLKKLAAKQTRPVQPVAPRPEAFIKSPLSSPAHRAQQEKNCSETDTGSPNQKNGDSNGRHASQSEEEENLAVLRRHVMNELLETERAYVEELLCVMQGYASEMDNPAMSHLIPAPLQNKKEILFGNMPEIYHFHKRTFLRELEQYTDCPQLVGRCFLERMTDLQIYEKYCHNKPRSESLWRQCSDCAFFQECQKKLEHKLGLDSYLLKPVQRITKYQLLLKEMLKYSKGCEGAADLQEALTSILGILKAVNDSMHLIAITGYEGNLSELGKLLMQGSFNVWTEHKKGHAKVKDLARFKPMQRHLFLHEKALLFCKRREENGEGYEKAPSYSFKQSLNMSAVGITENAKGDNKKFEIWCNSREEVYIVQAPTTEVKTTWVNEIRKVLTTQLEACREASQQRASDQIFQYPPTPNAPASLSPFKTGQKSFKKGEEKKAESCSPDVNNASSPKPAGKGSPTSPDHKTKRQSDPTPFGFKDPGPPPLHLSRARWFSTSNLLQTKWRGWNKASLSLDASEEHDGYSSAEDPLNSDPEDDNGKKLCAGKYTVIADYEKGNAKELSVKNGDVVQLVREGDDGQWFVRNLSSSKEGWIAAANLIALIGKSKSCQSLTSSEGSGSGNISTSSSCSETYTSFSDIKS